Proteins from a genomic interval of Colletes latitarsis isolate SP2378_abdomen chromosome 12, iyColLati1, whole genome shotgun sequence:
- the LOC143349083 gene encoding cytosolic carboxypeptidase 1 isoform X3, with protein sequence MPPSNKTADEAINDALLEKLRSCASKPQEAGDTFRNIAAKIHARVTSSDRRIRERTLEKLWRKNSGAMEIFIATLENCKDHVINYSIACIIHKCISPTYTRAKSKGNKNKSATNFLSIAESSSRMAVMQLINLGITQVLLKLLINLQHADTISSEVLTQEVLWILGQVAQRDQRFAIKMKLLNTIKVFHMLLKQHYNNSKTLLSLLIIMKCLARNSYSLQALVKDGIASTLEKTFVSVGYSPHLKLRFLLECFKYLTTSKFCCTKFVKVGMVHLLMKIFERWERFDGQMRLKICNSALITLQHLCIIKAGRKAIKANNGLQVLYRFCSNCPEDKAYDGLLSRICGIINQCLEKKELPVPEMSPARFVLPEVNIRPNSAESGSDIDSQANSVASLGRLYSDLDSGDDEESQNSRSNDTIVHAVDEVDESKFFAGVFTSQRSEEDLNEYNIFFKELGNLQSQVYLSKFSMEKLIDPVDPAEEDKLNSRCIKNGKPFAKEVNGKNQTESGPIKVFEDMSSSLTDQQAYCVVASRVKSVISFVKVAYPDLVGGDGLCTEEPLNNKDRWVCRSKLLTCVERGLHGGTLMQEVVYDLDAMAFNDAVNGRISNDNGLCNRDENRVGKRCGDSKCLQFESRFESGNLRKAIQIGLREYDLILTPDVNSGSRHQWFYFEVSNMEKSLTYTFNIINCEKANSQFNFGMKPMLFSVTEAQLGRPGWVRTGADICYYRNCYQRPTKGKNYFTTSFTVIFPHSYDVCYLAYHFPYTYSQLMSNIWKWTKRVPANTYFRAETLCETLNGNENPLLTITSLDSKSNPIENRKVIFLTSRVHPGESNASWVMHGTLEALLSNNPCASSLRDDYVFKIVPMLNIEGVVNGCNRYGLTNEDLNRRWSNPNQVLHPVIYHTKGLMEYCTRVLQRPPHVFVDYHGHSRRKNVFLFGCSRSGSWSAADRAKPDQPVQYLMLPHLMQRISPAFALPLCSFKVERNKESTARVAIWRQLGVPRSYTMESSFCGCDQGSLAGLHLDTQHLKTIGQDFCQALSMMNQCGDDWSIDKSLLVEACCPRKCVFRKSSNRIPKCIQDKPAVCHIVGI encoded by the exons ATGCCACCAAGCAATAAAACCGCGGACGAGGCTATAAACGATGCGTTGTTGGAGAAGCTCAGAAGTTGCGCGTCCAAGCCGCAGGAGGCCGGAGATACGTTTAGAAACATTGCTGCCAAGATTCATGCGCGTGTCACATCCTCAG ATAGACGAATACGCGAGCGCACGTTGGAGAAACTATGGCGCAAGAATTCCGGGGCCATGGAAATCTTCATCGCTACGCTGGAG AACTGCAAGGATCACGTGATCAACTATAGCATCGCCTGCATAATCCATAAGTGTATATCGCCCACCTACACCAGAGCGAAGTCCAAAGGGAACAAGAACAAAAGTGCCACAA ATTTCTTATCGATTGCAGAGTCCAGTAGCCGGATGGCGGTGATGCAGCTGATCAATTTAGGCATCACGCAAGTTTTGCTCAAGCTTTTGATTAACCTGCAACACGCGGACACTATTTCCAGCGAAGTCCTCACGCAGGAAGTGCTTTGGATATTGGGCCAG GTGGCCCAGAGGGACCAGAGGTTCGCCATAAAAATGAAACTGCTTAACACCATTAAAGTGTTCCACATGCTTCTGAAGCAGCATTATAACAACAGCAAGACGTTGTTGTCCTTGTTGATCATCATGAAGTGTCTTGCTAGAAACT CATACTCTCTGCAAGCATTGGTGAAGGACGGGATCGCCAGCACGTTGGAGAAAACATTCGTCTCCGTTGGTTACTCGCCCCACCTGAAACTCAGATTCCTCTTAGAGTGCTTCAAATATTTAACAACAAGCA AATTCTGCTGCACGAAATTTGTAAAAGTGGGGATGGTGCATCTTCTCATGAAAATATTTGAGAGATGGGAACGATTCGACGGACAGATGAGGCTGAAGATCTGCAACAGCGCTCTGATCACGCTACAGCACCTCTGCATTATAA AAGCTGGAAGAAAGGCTATAAAAGCGAACAATGGACTGCAAGTACTGTACCGGTTCTGTAGTAACTGTCCCGAGGATAAGGCGTACGATGGTCTCTTGTCGCGTATATGCGGGATAATCAATCAGTGTCTGGAGAAGAAGGAGCTGCCGGTTCCTGAAATGTCCCCGGCAAG ATTTGTGTTACCGGAGGTGAACATCAGACCTAACAGCGCCGAAAGCGGTAGCGACATCGACAGCCAG GCGAACAGCGTGGCGTCGCTCGGGAGGCTGTACAGCGACCTTGATTCCGGAGACGACGAAGAAAGCCAAAATTCAAGGTCGAACGACACCATCGTGCACGCGGTAGACGAAGTGGACGAGAGCAAATTCTTCGCTGGCGTTTTCACGTCCCAGAGATCCGAGGAGGATCTCAACGA GTACAATATCTTCTTCAAGGAACTGGGCAATCTGCAGTCACAAGTTTATTTGTCGAAATTTTCAATGGAGAAGCTGATAGATCCTGTTGATCCTGCGGAGGAGGACAAGTTGAACTCGCGTTGTATAAAAAATGGCAAACCGTTCGCGAAGGAAGTAAACGGGAAGAACCAAACGGAAAGCGGACCGATCAAAGTGTTCGAGGACATGTCCTCGAGTCTAACGGACCAGCAAGCGTATTGCGTGGTGGCTAGTAGAGTTAAAAGCGTCATCAGTTTCGTGAAGGTCGCTTACCCGGATCTGGTGGGCGGCGACGGTCTTTGCACCGAGGAACCGTTGAACAACAAAGACAGGTGGGTCTGTAGATCCAAGCTGCTCACCTGCGTGGAACGAGGTCTTCATGGTGGCACGCTGATGCAAGAGGTGGTCTACGATCTCGACGCTATGGCCTTCAACGACGCCGTGAATGGTCGAATCTCGAACGACAATGGTCTCTGCAACAGGGACGAGAACAGAGTAGGCAAACGCTGTGGTGACTCGAAGTGCTTGCAGTTTGAGTCCAGGTTCGAGAGCGGTAACTTGAGGAAAGCCATTCAG ATAGGCTTGAGAGAGTACGACCTGATCCTGACGCCAGACGTGAACAGCGGCTCCAGGCACCAGTGGTTCTACTTCGAGGTCTCGAATATGGAGAAGAGCTTGACGTACACGTTCAATATCATCAACTGCGAGAAAGCGAACTCGCAGTTCAATTTCGGGATGAAACCGATGCTGTTCAGCGTGACGGAGGCTCAGCTGGGCAGACCAGGCTGGGTCAGAACCGGCGCTGACATTTGTTATTACAGAAATTGTTATCAACGACCCACCAAGGGGAAGAACTACTTCACCACCTCGTTCACGGTGATATTCCCGCACTCGTACGACGTCTGCTACCTGGCGTACCACTTCCCGTACACGTACAGCCAGCTGATGAGCAACATTTGGAAGTGGACCAAGAGGGTCCCGGCGAACACCTACTTCCGCGCTGAGACTCTTTGCGAGACTCTAAACGGAAACGAGAATCCCCTTTTAACTATCACGTCTTTGGACTCGAAGAGCAATCCTATCGAG AATCGCAAGGTGATATTTCTGACGTCGAGAGTCCATCCAGGTGAGAGTAACGCCTCCTGGGTAATGCATGGAACTTTGGAAGCGTTGTTGAGCAACAATCCTTGCGCGTCGAGCTTACGAGACGATTACGTGTTCAAGATCGTGCCCATGTTGAACATCGAGGGAGTGGTGAACGGTTG TAATCGATATGGGCTAACGAACGAGGACCTCAACAGACGATGGAGCAACCCGAATCAGGTGCTTCATCCAGTGATCTACCACACAAAGGGCCTGATGGAGTACTGCACCAGGGTCCTACAAAGACCTCCCCATGTTTTCGTCGACTATCACGGCCATTCAAGGAGGAAAAACGTGTTTCTCTTTGGTTGCTCAAGGTCGGGTTCTTGGAGCGCCGCGGACAGGGCGAAACCGGACCAGCCGGTGCAGTATTTG ATGTTGCCGCACCTGATGCAGAGGATATCCCCGGCGTTCGCGTTGCCGCTGTGCTCGTTCAAGGTCGAGAGGAACAAGGAGTCCACCGCCAGGGTAGCCATATGGCGTCAGCTAGGTGTTCCCAG GAGCTACACGATGGAGAGCAGCTTCTGCGGATGCGACCAAGGATCGTTGGCCGGTTTGCATCTGGACACGCAACACTTGAAGACGATCGGGCAAGACTTCTGCCAGGCTCTGTCGATGATGAACCAGTGTGGCGACGACTGGAGCATCGATAA GTCCCTGCTAGTGGAGGCCTGCTGTCCGCGGAAATGCGTTTTCCGGAAATCCTCCAACAGGATTCCGAAATGTATTCAAGACAAACCCGCGGTGTGCCATATCGTCGGGATTTAG